In the Brucella anthropi ATCC 49188 genome, one interval contains:
- the traG gene encoding Ti-type conjugative transfer system protein TraG, translated as MTTGAKPHPSQLLVLVPIAVSSLAFYIANWRWPELAAGLSGKPQYWVLRASPVPALICGPLAGLLTVWMLPLHQRKPIALASLACFLLITGFYALREITRLSPFVESRALSWDQALSYLDMIAVVSAVIGFIAAAVSARISSVVPAQIKRARRASFGDADWLPMRALARLFPEDGEIVVGERYRVDKELVHKLPFDPNDPATWGRGGKAPLLTYKQDFDSTHMLFFAGSGGYKTTSNVVPTALRYIGPIICLDPSTEVAPMVIEHRRNKLQRDVMVLDPTNPIMGFNVLDGIETSTKKEEDIVGIAHMLLSESVRFESSTGSFFQNQAHNLLTGLLAHVMLSPEFSGRRNLRSLRQIVSEPETSVLAMLRDVQEHSGSTFIRETLGVFVNMTEQTFSGVYSTASKDTQWLSLDNYAALVCGDSFKSAEIATGKKDVFLNIPASILRSYPGIGRVIIGSLINAMIEADGAFGRRALFMLDEVDLLGYMRVLEEARDRGRKYGISMMLMYQSVGQLERHFGKDGALSWIDGCAFASYAAIKALDTARNVSAQCGEMTVEVKSSSRNIGWDAKNSASRKSENLNLQRRPLIMPHEITQSMRKDEQIIIVQGHSPIRCGRAIYFRRKEMDEAAEVNRFVKR; from the coding sequence ATGACGACTGGCGCAAAACCGCATCCAAGCCAATTGCTCGTCCTGGTGCCAATCGCTGTTTCCAGTTTAGCATTCTATATTGCCAACTGGCGTTGGCCGGAATTGGCCGCTGGCTTATCAGGGAAACCGCAATACTGGGTTTTGCGAGCGTCTCCTGTACCAGCCCTTATATGCGGCCCACTTGCCGGGCTCCTGACTGTCTGGATGTTGCCATTGCATCAGCGGAAACCAATCGCGCTGGCAAGTCTTGCCTGCTTCCTGCTGATAACTGGCTTCTACGCATTGCGCGAAATTACCCGTCTTTCCCCCTTCGTGGAAAGCCGGGCATTGAGTTGGGACCAGGCGCTGTCATACCTTGATATGATCGCGGTCGTCAGCGCTGTCATTGGCTTTATTGCCGCGGCTGTATCAGCACGCATTTCCAGTGTCGTGCCTGCACAGATAAAGCGGGCCCGGCGCGCAAGCTTCGGCGATGCAGACTGGCTGCCAATGCGGGCGCTAGCACGACTATTCCCGGAAGATGGCGAAATCGTCGTTGGCGAACGTTATCGCGTCGACAAGGAGCTCGTTCATAAACTACCATTCGATCCAAATGACCCAGCCACATGGGGACGCGGCGGCAAGGCACCGCTTCTTACCTACAAGCAGGATTTCGATTCAACGCATATGCTCTTCTTTGCCGGATCAGGCGGCTACAAGACGACGAGTAACGTCGTGCCGACAGCGCTGCGCTATATCGGCCCGATCATCTGCCTTGATCCCTCAACCGAAGTCGCCCCGATGGTCATCGAACATCGCCGCAACAAACTTCAGCGCGACGTGATGGTGCTTGATCCAACCAATCCGATCATGGGCTTCAACGTCCTTGACGGTATTGAGACCTCCACGAAGAAAGAGGAGGACATTGTTGGAATAGCCCATATGCTTTTGTCGGAAAGCGTTCGCTTCGAAAGCTCTACCGGTTCGTTTTTCCAGAACCAGGCGCACAATCTCCTGACCGGGCTCCTTGCCCATGTGATGTTGTCGCCGGAGTTTTCCGGACGGCGTAATCTACGTAGCCTGCGCCAGATCGTTTCGGAACCTGAAACGTCTGTGCTTGCCATGCTCCGTGACGTTCAGGAACATTCTGGGTCCACCTTCATTCGCGAAACGCTCGGCGTTTTCGTCAATATGACCGAACAGACCTTCTCCGGCGTCTATTCCACCGCCTCAAAAGATACCCAGTGGCTGTCACTGGACAATTACGCGGCGCTTGTCTGCGGTGACAGTTTCAAATCCGCCGAAATCGCGACCGGCAAGAAGGACGTATTTCTGAATATCCCCGCATCGATCCTGCGTTCCTATCCGGGGATCGGGCGAGTGATCATCGGCTCCCTGATCAATGCAATGATCGAGGCCGATGGTGCATTTGGGCGCCGTGCCCTCTTCATGCTCGATGAGGTCGATCTGCTTGGCTACATGCGCGTGTTGGAAGAAGCACGCGATCGCGGACGCAAATACGGCATCAGCATGATGTTGATGTACCAGTCCGTTGGCCAGCTTGAACGACATTTCGGCAAAGACGGTGCCCTCTCATGGATCGATGGATGCGCCTTCGCAAGCTACGCCGCGATCAAGGCGCTCGACACCGCTCGAAACGTCTCGGCGCAATGTGGTGAAATGACGGTGGAAGTGAAAAGCAGTTCACGCAATATCGGCTGGGATGCAAAAAACAGCGCTTCGCGGAAATCTGAGAACCTGAATTTACAGCGCCGCCCCCTGATCATGCCGCACGAAATTACTCAGTCGATGCGCAAAGACGAGCAGATCATCATTGTACAGGGACACAGTCCAATCCGCTGTGGGCGCGCCATCTATTTCCGGCGAAAGGAAATGGACGAGGCTGCGGAAGTCAACCGGTTCGTCAAACGATAA
- a CDS encoding HAD family hydrolase, protein MTDTTSAGLDALENIALIIFDCDGVLIDSEPIASRTLAEMLRNAGMSITDEEAHVRFTGHSEPAIRRICAEELGMVDVDVHFSAWHTRLYEEFGRSLTSMPGIDAVVKSVKRPKCVASNSSIERLKSSLGKLDLWQHFHPAVFSAQMVARPKPAPDLLLHCAEQFHVKPEHCVMIDDSSHGVVAANAADMTAIGFVDPADPRPDRASLLKASGAAFVVNGAAELPAAITAANILIGEHDRPTDHSVTFAKPHQQL, encoded by the coding sequence ATGACCGACACAACATCAGCAGGCTTGGATGCTCTTGAAAATATTGCTCTCATTATTTTTGACTGTGACGGGGTGCTAATCGACAGCGAGCCCATCGCCAGCCGGACACTTGCCGAAATGCTGCGCAATGCCGGCATGTCCATCACGGATGAGGAGGCGCATGTCAGGTTCACCGGCCATTCAGAACCGGCTATCCGCAGGATCTGTGCGGAAGAATTAGGCATGGTCGACGTCGATGTCCATTTCTCCGCCTGGCACACGCGCCTTTATGAGGAATTTGGGCGTTCGCTCACATCGATGCCCGGCATTGATGCGGTGGTCAAAAGCGTGAAGCGGCCCAAATGCGTTGCCTCGAACAGTTCCATCGAGCGCCTCAAAAGCAGTCTGGGCAAGCTTGATTTGTGGCAACATTTCCATCCCGCAGTGTTCAGCGCCCAGATGGTGGCAAGACCCAAGCCTGCCCCGGATCTTCTTTTGCATTGCGCTGAACAATTCCACGTCAAGCCGGAGCATTGCGTGATGATCGACGACAGTTCGCACGGCGTCGTCGCCGCCAATGCAGCAGACATGACTGCGATCGGATTTGTCGATCCAGCAGATCCGCGTCCCGATCGGGCTTCGCTTCTCAAGGCCAGCGGCGCTGCTTTCGTGGTCAACGGAGCCGCAGAGTTACCGGCTGCGATAACCGCTGCCAATATCCTCATCGGTGAACATGACAGACCGACCGATCACAGCGTTACATTTGCAAAGCCACACCAACAGTTGTAA
- a CDS encoding TraC family protein translates to MAGKNSILDIDTQIEKLHERRKELLVKSAERFARAATKSGLAEMDIADTEIDQIISEITTRFRERKKGNSGGASAASHRKTNGGTGASTEVPRVS, encoded by the coding sequence ATGGCAGGCAAAAATTCTATTCTTGATATCGACACACAAATCGAGAAGCTGCACGAACGTAGAAAAGAACTACTGGTAAAGTCCGCCGAGCGCTTTGCGCGTGCAGCCACAAAATCCGGTTTGGCGGAAATGGACATCGCCGATACGGAGATCGATCAAATCATTAGTGAAATTACGACACGATTTCGCGAAAGGAAAAAAGGGAACAGCGGTGGCGCATCCGCTGCGTCGCATAGAAAGACAAATGGTGGGACTGGAGCGTCGACGGAGGTTCCTCGTGTCAGTTAA
- a CDS encoding sugar-binding transcriptional regulator: MNGKPLLNGPTALSEEQMQMRVVWQYFMEGRTQGEIAQAFSTNRLRINKIIAEARRSGLVTITLNSRLVSCVELERQLVADFSLRHASIVPTPDNPDLVPVLVGQATADYLVDQLNTTDISGIGVGWGATLREMVRHMPKLKRPDVSVNSVLGGLTHGIEINTFDIASDLARQLNAQCAYLAAPIYAGSPQSRDAIVSQDVFESAFERIRKNDIILVSIGDLTMRSLLIRYGLPSDVSLDELIAAGACGDIVAQFIDRNGKPIDHPINRSAIAPSFETLKSVPTVVFASGGLNKAEALAAALLSGTGNVLICDEETARRARQIALDALGV, encoded by the coding sequence ATGAACGGAAAGCCTTTGTTGAACGGTCCAACTGCGCTCTCTGAAGAACAGATGCAGATGCGCGTTGTCTGGCAATATTTCATGGAAGGTCGCACACAGGGAGAAATCGCGCAGGCCTTCTCCACCAATCGCCTGCGCATCAACAAGATTATCGCCGAGGCGCGCCGGTCGGGGCTGGTGACGATCACGTTGAACTCGCGACTGGTGTCATGCGTAGAATTGGAGCGACAGCTCGTCGCCGATTTTTCGTTGCGCCACGCCAGTATCGTGCCGACGCCCGACAATCCTGATCTGGTGCCGGTGCTGGTGGGACAGGCGACCGCCGATTATCTCGTAGACCAGCTGAACACCACCGACATATCGGGGATCGGCGTGGGGTGGGGCGCGACATTGCGCGAGATGGTGCGTCACATGCCTAAGCTGAAACGGCCCGATGTTTCCGTTAATTCCGTCCTCGGCGGTCTCACGCACGGCATCGAGATCAACACCTTCGATATTGCGAGTGATCTGGCGCGACAGCTCAATGCGCAATGCGCTTATCTCGCCGCGCCGATTTACGCTGGCAGCCCCCAATCTCGCGACGCCATTGTCAGTCAGGACGTGTTCGAAAGCGCTTTTGAGCGGATCAGGAAGAACGACATCATCCTTGTCAGTATTGGCGACTTGACGATGCGTTCGCTGCTAATCCGCTACGGATTGCCGAGTGACGTTTCGTTGGATGAACTGATTGCAGCTGGTGCCTGCGGCGATATCGTCGCGCAGTTTATTGACCGGAATGGTAAGCCCATCGACCATCCGATCAACCGGAGCGCCATAGCGCCGTCATTCGAGACCCTAAAAAGCGTGCCGACTGTGGTGTTCGCGTCGGGCGGGCTTAACAAGGCAGAAGCGCTTGCTGCCGCGCTGCTCTCCGGCACCGGCAATGTACTCATTTGCGACGAGGAAACCGCGCGCCGTGCTCGGCAGATTGCGCTTGATGCATTAGGTGTTTAA
- a CDS encoding metallophosphoesterase family protein, with protein sequence MVRVIQISDTHLGRHKAHFVENWRPLKNWLASENPKLIIHSGDISVDGADVEDDFAFCREVMVDLPAPMLVVPGNHDVGEPQSAHQPANEHRLERWNRQYGADFWAKDVGNWRLLGFDSMILSSGLAAEEAQFHWLERQMESADGRRIAWFTHQPLFINGWEDIDNGYWSVKREPRTRLQRLTQRFGVDLIASGHLHLSHDFILDGVQFVWCPSAAFAVGPHMQPPLGGEKQLGAVRYDFSETGFSFTRVHLPELKMMWIDDVVHEVYPPR encoded by the coding sequence ATGGTCCGCGTCATACAGATTTCAGACACGCATCTTGGACGCCACAAGGCGCATTTCGTGGAAAACTGGCGGCCTTTGAAAAACTGGCTTGCCAGTGAAAATCCCAAACTCATCATCCATTCCGGCGATATCAGCGTGGACGGCGCGGATGTTGAGGACGATTTTGCCTTCTGCCGCGAAGTGATGGTCGACCTGCCCGCCCCGATGCTGGTTGTTCCGGGAAACCACGATGTCGGCGAACCGCAAAGCGCACATCAGCCGGCCAACGAACATCGTCTGGAACGCTGGAACCGACAGTATGGCGCAGATTTCTGGGCAAAGGATGTGGGAAACTGGCGCCTTCTCGGGTTTGATTCCATGATCTTAAGTTCCGGTCTTGCGGCGGAAGAAGCGCAGTTTCACTGGCTGGAACGACAAATGGAGAGCGCGGACGGCCGCCGCATCGCATGGTTTACCCACCAACCTTTGTTTATCAATGGCTGGGAGGATATCGACAACGGCTATTGGTCGGTAAAGCGGGAACCGCGCACCCGGCTGCAGCGCCTCACGCAGCGTTTCGGTGTCGATCTTATCGCCAGTGGTCATCTTCATCTCTCACACGATTTCATTCTCGACGGCGTCCAGTTCGTCTGGTGTCCGTCAGCCGCCTTCGCGGTTGGTCCACACATGCAGCCGCCTTTGGGCGGCGAAAAACAGCTTGGCGCCGTACGCTACGATTTCTCGGAAACAGGTTTCAGCTTTACGCGTGTACATCTGCCGGAACTGAAGATGATGTGGATCGATGACGTTGTGCACGAGGTTTACCCCCCACGATAG
- a CDS encoding DUF6880 family protein, whose protein sequence is MASKTTLNAKSLEALGVEKLAELLIEISTGNANHKRRLRMELAGNSSGEELAREVRKRLSSIARAKSWIDWQKVKTVKSDLETQRKTIVEKIAPTNPDEAFELIWQFLLLGDSIYERTHDGSGLLTESFHQAIDDAGRIAGQVKISTESLVGRIYAALQNNNGYSQFDRLIPSMVPALGEEGLRQLQQLFEGGTKTRDTKRTNESRQLTGLSSNEPVYRDDVYASSAFFTAKVSLQQIADALGDVDLYIAQHAEHTHIVPTVATEIGRRLVSAGRAEEALRILDKALIGERYQVPYDWQATRADALEMLGRGEEAQQFRWQCFEQSLDDEMLKEFVRRLPDFDDVEAEEKAFAYAQTHPDVQQALILFLNYPSPAEAAKLVMHRAAGLDGDRYELLSPAAEVLSAKYPLAATLLLRAMIDFTLNYARSSRYKHAARHLMECASLAHQIEEFAEFKTHDDYVADLKKVHGRKHGFWSLMR, encoded by the coding sequence ATGGCATCCAAAACGACGCTCAATGCAAAAAGTCTCGAAGCACTCGGCGTAGAGAAACTGGCTGAACTGCTGATCGAAATTAGTACCGGAAATGCCAACCACAAGCGACGTCTTCGAATGGAACTTGCTGGTAACTCTAGCGGGGAAGAATTGGCCAGGGAGGTTCGCAAACGTCTCAGCAGTATCGCTCGCGCCAAGAGTTGGATCGACTGGCAGAAAGTCAAGACGGTCAAATCCGATCTGGAAACCCAGCGTAAAACAATCGTCGAAAAAATAGCACCGACGAATCCCGATGAGGCTTTCGAACTCATATGGCAGTTTTTGTTGTTGGGAGATTCTATTTACGAACGCACACATGACGGTAGCGGATTGCTCACCGAAAGCTTTCATCAGGCAATTGATGACGCAGGACGGATAGCTGGACAGGTCAAGATTTCCACGGAGAGCCTTGTCGGGCGAATTTATGCAGCACTCCAAAATAACAATGGCTACAGTCAGTTCGACAGACTGATCCCATCCATGGTACCGGCCCTTGGCGAAGAAGGGCTGCGGCAATTGCAGCAGCTATTCGAAGGCGGAACGAAGACACGCGACACGAAACGAACCAACGAAAGCAGACAACTGACAGGGCTGAGCTCAAACGAGCCTGTTTATCGTGACGATGTCTATGCGAGTAGCGCATTCTTCACAGCAAAAGTGTCCTTGCAGCAAATCGCTGACGCGTTAGGTGACGTGGATCTGTATATCGCTCAGCATGCCGAGCACACGCATATTGTCCCCACAGTAGCGACAGAGATCGGCAGGAGGCTGGTTTCGGCAGGGCGAGCCGAGGAAGCTTTGAGAATCCTTGACAAGGCACTAATCGGTGAGCGGTATCAAGTTCCCTACGATTGGCAGGCGACACGAGCCGACGCTCTTGAAATGCTCGGTCGTGGTGAAGAAGCACAACAGTTTCGCTGGCAATGCTTTGAACAGTCTCTCGATGACGAGATGCTGAAGGAATTTGTGCGCCGATTACCGGATTTTGACGATGTGGAGGCTGAGGAAAAGGCATTTGCATACGCTCAGACCCATCCCGATGTCCAGCAGGCATTAATACTCTTTTTGAACTATCCTTCTCCTGCCGAAGCAGCCAAATTGGTAATGCACCGAGCCGCCGGACTAGATGGTGATCGTTACGAATTGCTCTCTCCTGCAGCAGAAGTGCTAAGCGCAAAATATCCACTGGCAGCGACCCTCCTTCTGCGTGCCATGATCGACTTTACACTCAATTATGCTCGCTCCAGTCGTTACAAGCACGCCGCGCGACATCTCATGGAATGTGCGTCTCTGGCACATCAGATAGAAGAGTTCGCAGAGTTCAAAACGCATGATGACTACGTTGCGGATCTGAAAAAGGTGCATGGTCGAAAGCATGGCTTTTGGAGCCTGATGCGGTAG
- a CDS encoding ABC transporter ATP-binding protein produces MSQVDIQNISKSFGSLKVLDDINISIRDGEFLTLVGPSGCGKSTLVRIIAGLESQSAGTISVDGASVNHLRPHERKLSMVFQSYALYPHMTAFDNIAVPLTVEKLSLLERIPLIKHLSPRRKRLTQEIAKQVEAVAGQLKIEALLGRKPAQLSGGQRQRVALGRAMVRQPRAFLMDEPLSNLDAKLRVHMRTELTELHKRMGATFIYVTHDQIEAMTMSDRVAMMDGGKVQQLGTPTELYEHPANLEVARFIGSPTINTMPASIGPAGRVEIHGRPLGIAVNLPQGESVTIGIRPEALDLRSPEQAAAGQPIIDARLRRTENLGAEFLHHLDLTGTDATGFIMRTTSPHEDIHEGDAVRLTFDPTLCHIFGPDGRRAGKTHVLLSDDDSGRAQHGSTR; encoded by the coding sequence TTGTCCCAAGTTGATATCCAAAACATCAGCAAATCGTTCGGAAGCCTCAAGGTGCTGGACGACATTAATATTTCGATCCGCGACGGGGAATTTCTTACCCTCGTTGGGCCTTCGGGCTGCGGCAAGTCGACACTCGTGCGCATCATAGCCGGCCTGGAAAGCCAGTCGGCAGGTACGATCAGCGTGGACGGCGCATCGGTGAACCACCTGCGCCCGCATGAGCGCAAGCTGTCGATGGTGTTCCAGAGCTACGCGCTTTATCCGCATATGACGGCTTTCGACAACATCGCTGTTCCCCTCACAGTAGAAAAACTCAGCCTGTTGGAGCGCATTCCGCTGATCAAACATCTCTCGCCGCGCCGCAAAAGGCTCACACAAGAGATTGCAAAACAGGTCGAAGCCGTGGCCGGCCAGTTGAAGATCGAGGCGCTGCTTGGCCGCAAACCTGCGCAGCTTTCTGGCGGGCAGCGCCAGCGCGTGGCGCTCGGCCGGGCGATGGTCCGCCAGCCGCGTGCCTTCTTGATGGACGAACCGCTATCCAATCTGGATGCGAAACTGCGCGTCCACATGCGCACAGAACTGACTGAACTGCACAAGCGCATGGGCGCGACTTTCATCTATGTCACACACGACCAGATCGAAGCCATGACCATGTCGGACCGTGTCGCAATGATGGACGGCGGCAAGGTGCAGCAGCTCGGGACGCCGACGGAACTTTATGAGCACCCGGCCAATCTGGAAGTGGCCCGCTTCATTGGCAGCCCAACAATCAATACCATGCCCGCATCGATTGGACCGGCCGGCCGTGTGGAAATACACGGTCGGCCGCTTGGCATCGCCGTCAACCTGCCGCAAGGCGAGAGCGTGACCATCGGCATCAGGCCGGAGGCGCTCGACCTGCGTTCGCCCGAGCAGGCAGCTGCAGGCCAACCGATCATCGACGCACGCCTGCGCCGCACGGAAAATCTCGGCGCCGAATTTCTCCATCACCTCGACCTGACCGGCACGGACGCCACTGGCTTCATCATGCGCACAACATCACCACACGAAGACATCCACGAAGGCGACGCCGTGCGACTGACCTTCGACCCCACGCTTTGCCATATTTTCGGCCCCGACGGACGGCGGGCCGGAAAAACGCATGTGCTCTTGTCAGACGACGATTCCGGGAGGGCACAACATGGCTCAACGCGTTGA
- a CDS encoding conjugal transfer protein TraD gives MSVKRKKDLRKKYLLGEIVVRAGLSTADRAFLLGGLLELARLLPDTAEFQRLRNRGEMAFRAKASDPHWQEEPDAAQ, from the coding sequence GTGTCAGTTAAACGCAAGAAAGACCTTCGCAAAAAATACCTACTCGGCGAAATTGTCGTTCGTGCCGGTCTGTCGACGGCAGACCGGGCATTCCTACTAGGTGGCTTGCTGGAACTGGCACGACTTTTACCGGATACGGCTGAGTTTCAGCGCTTGCGCAATCGCGGTGAAATGGCTTTCCGCGCAAAAGCATCAGATCCTCATTGGCAAGAAGAGCCGGATGCTGCGCAATGA